ggtatgattttttcgcataccgaatttacgatatggtggtttcggtaaagtataccgtacctacccacccctataATTATGACAATATTATGTCAAAGGGTAAACAAGACTCTTCAATCCTACTCACTCATCGCTGTGGACAGGAGCCGTATTGATCATCGCTGCTGGACATACTGCCAAAATTTAGAAACAATAGTATTATCTTTTAGGGATACAAAAATTGAGACGCAATTAATAGCGtttgtaaatttttaaaaaatgcaaaaGAAAATGCCTTTAAGTTGAGCAcaaattatcttaattttttcgCTTTTTTATTACGCTTCTATTTGTCTTGTAATTTTAGTTGAGACACTTAcaataaaaacattttataaagcATTGGTAATATAATTAAAACACACAAATTAACATTcttaaaaacattaaaaatgtCCTTATCCGAATTTTTTGTTGCAATGAAAGACAATTGAGGGAAGATAGAAAATGAAGTTTATATAAGAGAATCAAACGTATTAATTGGAggactaaaaattgaaaaacgttGGTAGAAATTCGTTTGGTAACGGATATATTTAAATAGTATagtaaattttgaattcaaattaatttattcaattttttaaaaatttattagaAATACTCCAAAACGAAGCCCACCCATCAACATGCAAGTGATCAGCTTCATGTTACACCTATACTGGTGGAGCACCCACATCATGTTTCACGTTCCATTCTGTCGGAATGTAATGGCAGTAACCATTGCAAATGCCCTTAtatttacaataaaataatttggaaaatcaaaattaactaaataaataagaataattTGGACTAATATtgatatatgaaaaaaaatctataaaaaaatgtatttaaaaaaatcgaGAGAGTATTAAAAAATGGTGCGTTATTATTTAAATGGACGTAGCCTTAAATTTTAGAGGCTCTCTTGTAAATCTCTAGGCCGCCTAAATCTCAAAAAATAATTCACACTTTTTTATTTTGCAGATCTCCTACGGAATAGATTCTATACATTTTTAACTTTTCTTTTCCactaatttgtatatttattttatttgtattttgcaaacctattttaaaatgaaataaaatattctacTGTTActtatagtactattaaatactactacaaaTGCAGTAATAAAACTAAGTCATTTCTTTCCCAAAATATGACTAACTTTTGTGACAATTTGTGTCTTACATCAAGATGGCTATGCATTATTTTATGGAAATAATGAAGACTTGTAAAAATATTATCATTCGCCTAAAAAATGATTTAAACAGCTACCTATGACTTATATGTACATGTCATTCTTCGAAGTTCTAATAAGAGACAATTTTTACAATATTTCACATTAATATTGCATAATGTATAGACCGTTTAAAGAAAATGCTCCATAATAACATAGTAAAGGTAGCCACTAGAGAATTAGATTTGTTTAGCCATATCCCGTAGCAAAAATTTCTGGATTTTTCCGGTAGATGTCTTGGGCAGCTCTGGCATGAACACCACCGACCTGGGCACCATGAAAAGCGGCATCCTCTCCTTACAGAACTCCCTCATCTCCTTCTCCGATGGCTTCTTCTCTGCTTTCAAGCTCACAAATGCACACGCCGTTTCCCCCCAGTGCTTACACGGCCGTGCCACCACAGCCGCCTCGTGTACCGCAGGGTGACTGTAGAGAACGGACTCAACCTCGACGCTGCTAACGTTCTCCCCACCGCATATGATGATATCCTTGGACCTATCCTTGATCTCCAAATACCCGTCTTCATGCATCACGCCCATGTCTCCTGTCCAAAACCACCCATTCTCTTTCATGCACCGCGATGTTCCCTCTTCGTCGTTTAGATATCCCAACATTAATGTGCCGCCTCTCAGCACCACCTCCCCAATTGTCTTGCCGTCGCGGGCCACGCTCTGGCCAGTGTATGAGTCCACCACGTCCACTTCAGTGGTGCAAATAGATCCCACTCCTTGTCTTGCCTTCAGCCTCGCTCTCTCCGACCCTGTCAGTACATATAATAGGGACATGTTACTGTCATACTAGAAAACATTCACACTAGTAATTTACATGTATAACTGCATGTGTtcatattatatactcctactcctactccttaCCTTTCAAATGCTCCCATTCTTGCTTCCACGTGCACATCACAACAAGCCCACCTGTCTCAGTCAACCCGTACCCTTGAGTCAAAATGAACCCCAACGACTCCGCCCGCCCAAGGACCGCTGCAGGCGGCGGCGCTCCACCGGTCAACACATGGACAGGAGCGGTCAACGTCTTCCCGGTGTAATTGCTCAACATATTGAGCACCACCGGCGCGGCGCTCATGTGCGTCACTCCATGCTCCTCTAGAGACTGGTAGATAGACGGCGCATCCACTCGGCGGAGGCAGACGTTGACGCCTCCCACCGCCGCCAAACCCCATGCAAAGCTCCACCCGTTGCAGTGGAACATCGGCACCGTCCACAGGTACACCGGCCGCCGCGGCACCGACCACTCGAACAACGTGTTGACCGATTGTAGGAACGCGCTGCGGTGGCTGTGCACCACCCCCTTCGGCGCGGCAGTCGTGCCGGAGGTGTAGTTTAACGCGATCGGGTCCCACTCGCTGCGTGGCCGGACCCACTCGAACTCCGCGTCACCGTTTTGTACCATGATCTCGTAATCAAGATCAAACGAATTGTCGATACAGCTATATTCTTGATCTTCGATGTGGACTAATATAGGGCGGCGAAGATGCGGCGGAAGCAGCGTTATAGCATCCCAGACAAGAGATGCGAACTGTGAGTCGACGAAAACGAGCTTGGAGTTGCCGTGGCTGAGCAAGTTGGAGATGTTGTTGGCGTCGAGGCGGGTGTTGATGGTGTTGAGGACGGCGCCGGCCATGGGAACGGCGAAGTGGAGCTCGCACATGGCGGGGATGTTGGGGGCCACCACTGATACGACGTCGCCTCGGGTGATGCCGAGGGCAGCGATGGATGAAGCGAGTTTGAGGCATCTGGTGCGGGTTTGGGACCAGGTGCGAGTGATGTCTTTGTAGATAATGGAAGGGCAGTCGCCGTAGACGACAGCGGCTCTTTCAAGAAAGTGCATTGGGCTCAGAGATGTTTGATTGTCTGCAATTGCAGCTGATGTTGGTTGTACGTTGCCATGTGTTGGAGAGAGGGGAGTTGAGTTGATGGAGAGGTGAGGCAATGGTAATGAAGCATAGATTGTACTAGTACGTTCTTTGAGTGGTCGCGGCGGGCATGGAAGAAACGGCAGGAATCGGTGGAAGGATGGAGAGGAAGAATAGTTCCTCATGTTGAGGTATGTGTGTGAGAGAGTATTCATGATTTGTGCTGACGTTTTAGTTTGTTGGTGGGAAGTGTAAAGCGTATGttagtatatatatatgatgATGTGGAAGGTGAAGAGATGATGATCCTCCCCAAATCACAATGGTAGATTTAGGAAACAGCTAGAGAGAGTTAGACACATTACAGAATCAAATGTAGAAAACAGATAGAATCAGACATAAGGAAGAATTTAATCAAATGTAGGAAACAAATAGAATTAGACACAAGGAAGAATTAAAGTAGCAGCTAAATCTGAAAGGGATGGGCCGCAGATCTAAACTCGGAATTCATGCTATTACTACTATATACAACTAGTAGATCATGCGCTACGATTCATCTAATGGCTGCCAACACTATAAAGTATAAACTCAACTCATTAATATGacttccatttttcttttttaatccaTCCTTTAAAATCAtagattttttaattgaaaaaaaaatacttgagGAACTAAACACCACTAATAATGTGGATATAATTATCAATtaacattaattttattattattttttatctttctctctcttattttaacaATTGAATCCTTTTAAAAACTTATATTTTTAAGAGAGACTAATAAATTTTGGAATATCacaaaaaattactccataagCAAATACTCCATAAATTTTGGAGTATTTATATGGAGTACAAGAGAGTCGAAGCAAGTCGACCTACGTTCGTGTACAATAGGGCCAAAAGCACAGCTAAACAACGTGAAAATTAAATCAAGTGTACAGCTAGGACAATTCGGATATATATTGAATCAATCCACATGCATATGATATGTAGATCAATATTAATTTGGACACTTGGACTTATTTGATTTGTTTCACTTGATACAAAAAGTTAGTGGTAAGAGTATATATCTtactagtataattaaattttccTTACAATCCACATGCATATGATATGTAGATCAAGTGCTACTATAGGCTCGTTTAGTTTCCTTACATTTGTAAAGGTTTATTAAAGTTAAAAAATGTTctttataagaaaatttaattatactagtaAGATATATACTCTTACCACTAACTTTTTGTATCAAGTGAAACAAATCAAATAAGTCCAAGTGTCCAAATTAATATTGCAAGCCTTAAAAGTACTTCGACATTTAAATAATGACTTCTGGCTGACATTAATATCGTCAGTTTCACAACTTTTGAAACTGCGCTATAATTATAAGTAGTGTTATCATCCGTGCTATGTACGAGACatataattttcaaataatgataataaattataaGATAAGTAAACAGaggataaaaataatataatgaaGTTCATTCTTAAGAATATGTGTTAATTATATAAGTAGTCATAACACTATAAACACAAAGAGGAGATATGTGACTAAGGATCAAAGCTTATGGCATAGTTAGAATAATATATACAAACAAAGAAACTATTCTACTAAGGATCAAAGAGGAAAAAATcatataatttgaataaataaatagtttaattttgaTCAATAAAACATTGATGTTCATAAATAGGAACAAAAACTTAAAACAAAACAGCACTCAAGACTGGAAATCGGAAATACAATATTTCttaacttcttctgcatcttaAAGACTGAAAATCGGCATTGCAATATTTCGTAGCTTCTTTAGCACTTTGAAGAAAGAAATTATGCATGGCAAAATGCTCAAGAATTACTGATTGATTCGCGTTTGAATCTATTAACCAATtacgtaaaaaaaattatttttgtgagttgtTGTAACACTGCTTTCCAATAACCATAGGCTAATatcttgtactccctccgtcccatgtaggagtcccggtttaccattttttggTGTCTCAATTTAGGAGTCCCGATAGCattattccataaatggtaataggactcacattccactaacttttattcactcacattttattattaaactaatataCACAAAAGTAGGTTCCACATTACACTGTGTTTTTTCACCAAAtttcctttacattttttaaaacttgtgccagACTCAAATAGGATACTAAAAAGGGATAGAGAGTAATATAAATTAGTCAAATTGCACACTTTTTTGAAAATGTTTTCCGGCTAAAGGTATTCTTTTGGAGAAGAGGTTTGAATTAGTGTTTTTAATCAAAAGATAATTATTCAAACAAACTTCAAAACGATtgcattatattattataagatAGTATCTTTCAATattctaaaatgatattttggtatTGTTCCAAATCTATAAGGGCATGATCACTATGTAAGAATTGGTCAATTCTTGATCCAATTGGGGGAATTATGGTGTTTACCTTCCACTAATTAATTGTTGGGGCCCTTACAATTGAGATGGGGTCCGCACTATTCATGCCAATTGAGGAAGAATTGAAATCTTGCCTTTTAGGTAAGATTTATTTGTACATTGAAAAATGCACCAAGAAATGGACTTGGTTTTACACATTTGCCCTACTTTTCCACATTTCCACCTTTCCACTTGGAGGGATAAAATTGTCAATCCATAATTCAAAGTCTTTATTTTGGGTAATATTTGGGTCAATTCTTGGCCAATTCTAGGATACTAAACAATGGGGAAAAGAATTATATATGTGGCTAATTATGGTTCAATTCTTGGAAAATTTAATTCTTCCAAATGTTAGAAATGGAAATCTCCTATAGTGAACACGCCCTAAAAGTTTTTGTTCTTATTTTTATAGTTTGAATTTAAATTGTAGTAATAGGCTCTCTGCACGAAAAGAGCTACAATGTGAAACTATTGCGTAGTAACAATTTATCAACTATGGGAGACGGTCCAAATACAATAcataatagtactccctccgtcccaactaagatgacacatttcttggccggcacgagattttaggagttatttgTTAAAGTATTAAATTGGAGTgagaaaatgtgagtgtaagtattaaaatagagagagaaagaaagatgaataatttcataggagtgagaaaaaatgGTTAGGTGTATTAATTGAAGATAAAAAGtttcaaaaaaaaggaaatgtgtcatcttagttgagacaaactaaaaaaggaaaatgtgtcatcttaagcgggacagagggagtaatttttaatatttttatcagTAATATCActattgcaaaaatacaaaaaaataaacgctcaaatataataatacacAATAAAGTGGAGTACATTTATACTGGTTTCATAAAATCCAAATATCAGTTTAAAGTAAATTGCCAAAATTGAAAATCAttctaatttgaaaaatatgtaaTAACAAATGCCTATTATGACCACTCAATTTTATTCATATAATTGAAAGTTAGAAGGGATATTAATCGGACATGTGTacaatttataaaaaagaaaaagaaaaagaaaatagaggCGTGCGCGGGCTCCACCTTTAAGaagaaaaatgatactccagtTTTATATGGTCTTAGCATGTTAATCTTTTACTCttccaatatttttttaatttgtcactAAATACTTATTTTTTTGAAAGATTTTACCGAATGCAAAGATACTGCAGATTTTTGTAATGTATTTTTCaagataaaaaatattattcaatttatcaAAATTTCTATTTGGATGatgatttaaatttatatattaatgtcGTAACTCGTACGTTAGTGAACCAATAGGAtgcaattttattaaaatttaaaatctcataataatgtatttaaatataacatgtaggagtataatttaagtTTGTAATTCGTGTAATTTATCAACAAATTAGAAGAACGCGGAATATGTATAAATAAAGTTACAGAAAGCAATCAATAATGTTTTAagtctgttttttttatttgtctatttaaattacacatatCCAATGAATATAGATAGGTGATATATTACTTAAAAGCTTAAATTTTAAATCTACAAGACTTAAACTATTAAACCCCCCAATATCCATCCTACAAACTAAACATAATATACATACAAATACACACGCCTCTTCCCCTCTATCGGTCCTCCACAGTCCCCCAAATCAGAACATACAGATCTCTCCACCTACGATCCGTACTCAGCGGTTCAGCTCCTCCCCCGTCCGTCAATCTTCTCTTTCTTCGGTATCTCTCTCCC
This portion of the Salvia splendens isolate huo1 chromosome 10, SspV2, whole genome shotgun sequence genome encodes:
- the LOC121751289 gene encoding 2-methylpropanoate--CoA ligase CCL4-like encodes the protein MHFLERAAVVYGDCPSIIYKDITRTWSQTRTRCLKLASSIAALGITRGDVVSVVAPNIPAMCELHFAVPMAGAVLNTINTRLDANNISNLLSHGNSKLVFVDSQFASLVWDAITLLPPHLRRPILVHIEDQEYSCIDNSFDLDYEIMVQNGDAEFEWVRPRSEWDPIALNYTSGTTAAPKGVVHSHRSAFLQSVNTLFEWSVPRRPVYLWTVPMFHCNGWSFAWGLAAVGGVNVCLRRVDAPSIYQSLEEHGVTHMSAAPVVLNMLSNYTGKTLTAPVHVLTGGAPPPAAVLGRAESLGFILTQGYGLTETGGLVVMCTWKQEWEHLKGSERARLKARQGVGSICTTEVDVVDSYTGQSVARDGKTIGEVVLRGGTLMLGYLNDEEGTSRCMKENGWFWTGDMGVMHEDGYLEIKDRSKDIIICGGENVSSVEVESVLYSHPAVHEAAVVARPCKHWGETACAFVSLKAEKKPSEKEMREFCKERMPLFMVPRSVVFMPELPKTSTGKIQKFLLRDMAKQI